The following coding sequences lie in one Rhizobium sp. ZPR4 genomic window:
- a CDS encoding YcaO-like family protein, which yields MARLGITRVGRQTELDRIGIPVWCAYAPNSKAIVIAQGKGLDDISAKTSAVMEAVERSVATRPDCSALMASQDDLASSGHAMDCLDELLAIGAQPVETTEQIRWSQAHDLAKNASIFVPFEAIHLDRTHVSSRFWVSSDGLASGNNWHEAVLHGLLERIERDACALWDIGDPACRHERRIDPHSIQDEDIREMLEKIFSADFDLALFDVTSDLAVASVVALLRPKGDDSSLRYVDLTMGAGASLSPNVAAARAISEAVQSRMTFIAGARDDLIPELFSRRADPSHLQSFQAPCATNLNELPMMSAKSTQDALDRLVDNLVRRGINRLYAIELAPEWLPASVAKVFAPQLEHPDGDRRIRLGGRALSKGFL from the coding sequence ATGGCGCGGCTTGGCATAACCCGTGTTGGTCGCCAGACCGAGCTCGATCGAATAGGCATTCCCGTTTGGTGCGCCTACGCCCCGAACTCCAAGGCGATCGTTATCGCCCAGGGCAAGGGTCTGGACGACATTTCCGCGAAGACATCCGCGGTGATGGAAGCGGTCGAGCGATCGGTCGCGACCCGGCCTGACTGTTCGGCGTTGATGGCAAGCCAGGATGATCTCGCTTCCAGCGGCCATGCGATGGATTGCCTGGATGAACTGCTGGCGATTGGCGCGCAACCGGTTGAGACCACGGAGCAGATCAGATGGTCTCAAGCCCACGATCTGGCGAAGAACGCCTCGATATTCGTACCTTTCGAGGCAATTCATCTTGACCGAACGCATGTCAGCTCACGATTTTGGGTATCATCGGACGGATTGGCGTCGGGAAACAATTGGCACGAAGCAGTCCTGCATGGGTTGCTGGAACGGATCGAGCGAGATGCTTGCGCCCTCTGGGATATTGGCGACCCGGCGTGTCGGCATGAACGCCGGATAGATCCGCATAGCATCCAAGATGAGGATATTCGCGAGATGCTGGAGAAGATTTTCTCCGCGGACTTCGATCTCGCCCTTTTCGATGTGACAAGCGATCTAGCCGTAGCCTCCGTCGTTGCGCTGCTGCGGCCGAAAGGCGATGACAGCTCGCTCAGATATGTCGATTTGACCATGGGGGCAGGGGCGTCCCTGTCTCCCAATGTAGCCGCCGCCCGGGCAATTTCCGAGGCCGTACAATCTCGGATGACATTCATCGCCGGTGCGAGAGATGACCTTATCCCAGAGCTGTTCTCACGTCGCGCCGACCCCAGCCACCTGCAATCGTTCCAGGCTCCATGCGCGACGAACCTGAACGAACTGCCGATGATGTCGGCCAAGTCTACGCAGGATGCACTCGATCGCCTTGTCGACAATCTAGTAAGACGCGGCATCAACCGGCTTTATGCAATCGAGCTGGCACCCGAATGGTTGCCGGCATCGGTCGCAAAGGTTTTCGCTCCGCAGCTCGAACATCCGGACGGGGATCGCCGAATTCGTCTCGGCGGCCGCGCATTGTCGAAGGGCTTCCTGTGA
- a CDS encoding helix-turn-helix transcriptional regulator, producing MDKKTDAIDVEVGLRIRLRREELSIAQNVLAEKLRISPQQLDKYECGVEKISAGRLLRISEILDVPVMFFFESASDDAFPSKEALADFRLAKHHKAVLRTALSGIEDKRLRAKILAFVQSSEPDNER from the coding sequence ATGGACAAAAAAACCGATGCGATCGATGTTGAGGTTGGATTACGCATCCGATTGCGCCGGGAGGAATTGTCAATTGCGCAGAATGTATTGGCCGAGAAGCTTCGCATAAGCCCTCAACAGCTCGATAAATACGAATGCGGCGTCGAAAAAATCAGCGCTGGCCGCCTTCTGCGCATTTCAGAAATCCTTGATGTACCGGTCATGTTTTTCTTCGAAAGCGCATCGGACGACGCCTTTCCCTCCAAGGAGGCGCTAGCTGATTTTCGACTTGCGAAGCATCACAAGGCCGTTCTGCGAACAGCCTTATCCGGGATCGAGGACAAGCGGTTGCGGGCGAAGATCCTCGCTTTTGTGCAATCATCCGAACCCGACAACGAACGCTGA